A genomic segment from Streptomyces sp. NBC_00237 encodes:
- a CDS encoding tetratricopeptide repeat protein, whose product MQVERSGDAAASGAYAVAISGHVSQMLLSTPPPSRPLDWPIRLGSVPALASAFQVRPVVRDRIDCARASRTKAVPAQVLSGGGGMGKTQLAAAYAHEAVRDGIDLVVWVDASDIEQVVARYAYAAHAVEAASDHLLGKSVESDAALFLQWLATTRRSWLVVLDDLTEPESMQRWWPPPSAYCRGRVVATTRRRDAALSGGGRAVVELGTYSAEEAGMYLQERLKSAHADHLVDPQAAVLTRALGFLPLALSHAAAYMVNEDVPCRKYLLRFKDSAARLDDLLPREADTEGYGRRVAAALLLSLDVAQASDPVGLAIPVMRLASVLDPAGHPRCLWADDAALHYLDTERATPSGRTLSAVSPTEAQGALRLLHRYGLLTDHARAGSRAVRMHGLTARAVRECTPDTTVPEVVKAASATLANLCDRVSRHDHETTTALLTNIDSLDRCAGDLMWQVDGHYVLRWAGRNMPLDTAVSYWQRLLGTSERQLGRAHALTLVARRDLAFMYFRGQRDKEAFAVLQEDFPYQEDRLALEQPQSAEAGRKDVSAAALLEDSVTVRQRILGWAHPATLTSQVDLALFYWSHGNKTAAVGLLERCLVGCGATFGPDHPYTISVDSRMRSWQDQRKRRWWRTARAFRRSGRS is encoded by the coding sequence GTGCAGGTGGAACGGTCGGGCGACGCAGCCGCCTCGGGCGCTTATGCGGTTGCCATCAGCGGTCATGTCAGCCAGATGCTGTTGTCCACTCCGCCGCCAAGCCGACCTCTGGACTGGCCCATCCGATTGGGTTCGGTGCCTGCGCTGGCATCCGCATTCCAGGTCCGGCCTGTTGTGCGAGATCGGATCGACTGTGCCCGGGCCAGTCGCACGAAGGCGGTGCCGGCACAGGTGTTGTCCGGTGGCGGGGGAATGGGCAAGACTCAACTCGCCGCTGCCTACGCTCATGAGGCGGTGAGGGACGGTATCGACCTGGTTGTGTGGGTCGACGCCAGTGACATCGAGCAGGTCGTCGCTCGCTATGCCTACGCCGCGCATGCCGTGGAGGCGGCTTCCGATCATCTTCTCGGCAAGAGCGTCGAATCAGACGCCGCCCTCTTCCTCCAGTGGCTGGCGACCACCCGGCGCTCATGGTTAGTCGTTCTCGACGACCTCACCGAGCCAGAGTCGATGCAGCGGTGGTGGCCGCCGCCCTCCGCTTACTGCCGCGGCCGCGTTGTGGCAACGACGCGCCGCCGAGACGCAGCGCTGTCAGGCGGGGGCCGGGCTGTGGTGGAGCTCGGCACGTACAGCGCCGAGGAAGCCGGGATGTATTTGCAAGAGCGACTCAAGTCGGCGCACGCGGATCACCTTGTGGATCCCCAGGCTGCCGTCCTGACCAGGGCCCTGGGGTTCCTGCCGCTGGCGCTGTCGCATGCTGCCGCCTACATGGTCAACGAGGACGTTCCGTGCAGGAAGTATCTGCTTCGCTTCAAAGACAGCGCCGCTCGCCTGGACGATCTATTGCCGCGCGAGGCGGACACAGAGGGGTACGGGCGGCGGGTAGCTGCGGCACTCCTGCTCTCTTTGGATGTCGCGCAGGCCAGTGACCCCGTCGGGCTGGCCATCCCTGTCATGCGTCTGGCCTCGGTTTTGGACCCAGCTGGACACCCCCGTTGCCTCTGGGCCGACGACGCTGCCCTCCACTACCTCGATACCGAGCGCGCCACTCCCTCAGGCCGCACCCTCAGCGCGGTCTCCCCAACCGAGGCGCAGGGAGCACTGCGGCTGCTGCACCGCTACGGACTACTCACCGATCACGCGCGAGCCGGTTCCCGGGCAGTGCGGATGCACGGGCTGACTGCACGCGCCGTACGTGAGTGCACGCCGGATACGACGGTGCCGGAAGTCGTTAAGGCCGCCTCCGCCACGCTGGCGAATCTGTGCGACAGAGTCTCTCGGCACGACCACGAGACGACCACCGCGTTGCTCACGAACATCGACAGCCTCGATAGATGCGCAGGGGATCTGATGTGGCAAGTAGACGGCCACTACGTCCTGCGCTGGGCCGGGCGCAATATGCCTCTGGACACGGCGGTCTCCTACTGGCAGCGGCTGCTCGGCACCAGTGAACGGCAGCTGGGCCGAGCTCATGCCCTTACGCTCGTGGCACGGCGTGATCTCGCCTTCATGTACTTCCGCGGCCAAAGAGACAAAGAAGCCTTCGCTGTACTGCAGGAGGACTTCCCCTACCAGGAGGACCGTCTGGCTCTTGAGCAGCCACAGTCCGCTGAGGCTGGTCGGAAGGACGTCAGTGCTGCCGCATTACTAGAGGACAGCGTTACTGTTCGTCAACGGATCTTGGGCTGGGCGCACCCGGCAACTCTCACAAGCCAGGTCGACCTGGCCCTCTTCTACTGGTCTCATGGCAATAAGACAGCCGCCGTCGGTCTACTGGAGCGGTGTCTCGTCGGCTGTGGTGCGACATTCGGTCCCGATCACCCATACACAATCTCGGTCGACAGCCGAATGCGTAGCTGGCAAGACCAACGTAAAAGGCGCTGGTGGAGAACCGCTCGCGCCTTCCGCCGTTCAGGGCGGTCCTGA